A genomic window from Cricetulus griseus strain 17A/GY chromosome 4, alternate assembly CriGri-PICRH-1.0, whole genome shotgun sequence includes:
- the LOC100751191 gene encoding ral guanine nucleotide dissociation stimulator-like: MFCCFQASDDDSGHQRAKRCVLGHLWRRWRKRKLSKSPRFNTRSPDYLENFISCIPTAIKNQDILEIYVFLAVYPKFATTWEVLDLIMEMYGSFQPDCVEDQETKTAIFSFLSMWVHTHPQDFCDYPDVATVKRLVDYIRLNVPSSDVTIQTEELLSVLEEQEFEKDEEASDCGLFREGTPEDPVLDISGMEETLSLREASVEGPQGDLKPQDDTKLIDLEDGEPDVAEVEPVQLLFSDQPLPTSADAEKPLDVAAYVPAVEQIFVLGVVQLGDPEPFFPLPEVDI; encoded by the exons ATGTTCTGCTGTTTCCAGGCTTCTGATGATGACTCTGGCCACCAAAGAGCCAAGAGGTGTGTCCTAGGCCACCTTTGGAGACGTTGG AGAAAAAGGAAGCTGAGTAAGTCCCCCAGGTTCAATACTAGAAGCCCCGACTACCTGGAAAACTTTATATCTTGTATTCCAACTGCAATTAAGAACCAGGACATCCTTGAGATATATGTATTTTTGGCTGTCTACCCAAAGTTTGCCACCACCTGGGAGGTGCTGGACCTGATAATGGAAAT GTATGGATCTTTCCAGCCTGACTGTGTGGAGGATCAAGAAACAAAGAC TGCCATATTCAGCTTTCTCTCCATGTGGGTCCACACACACCCCCAGGACTTCTGTGATTATCCCGACGTGGCCACAGTGAAGCGGCTGGTGGACTACATAAGGCTCAATGTGCCTTCCTCAGATGTCACTATCCAAACTGAGGAGCTCCTATCAGTGCTGGAGGAGCAGGAATTCGAAAAGGATGAGGAGGCCTCGG ATTGTGGCCTCTTCAGGGAAGGAACTCCAGAAGATCCAGTGCTGGATATCTCAGGGATGGAAGAGACTCTGTCTCTGAGAGAAGCTTCGGTGGAAGGGCCACAGGGAGATCTGAAACCCCAAGATGACACTAAACTCATAGACCTGGAAGATGGGGAACCAGATGTGGCAGAAGTTGAACCAGTGCAGCTTCTGTTTTCAGACCAGCCTCTGCCCACATCAGCTGATGCAGAGAAACCTCTAGATGTGGCTGCCTATGTTCCAGCTGTCGAGCAGATATTTGTACTTGGTGTTGTGCAGTTAGGTGACCCAGAGCCCTTTTTCCCTCTGCCTGAAGTTGACATATAG